In Heliangelus exortis chromosome 3, bHelExo1.hap1, whole genome shotgun sequence, the genomic stretch CTTCTTATTGCCTTCTTATGCTTTACCACACTGAATTATGGTTTTTGAAATGGAGTAAATCAGAACTCATGGATTTACTTGGCTGCATAATGTTGCTCTCTGTGGTTCTctccttcacttttttttctaactcctagaaaattgttttcttcttttgtttgtgaGTTTTGAGTTGATTTTTACCAGGAGTGCTCTCCTTTATTGCAAAAGACAGACTAAATATATCATTTTTCCAAGCTTTCTAATTGTCTTTGAAATACTTACACTCCTCCAGCATATTTGGTCTGAATATCCATCACCACCTTCTGCAGTGTTCTTctcttttcatctttgaaaaaacTGCTTAATGAGTATTTTAGTCTTATTCCCAACTTATTCTTACTTCTACTTTCCAGTGAGCTAACATATTTCTTTTACATGTTGTCTTAAAGCCATTATAATTTTTATGTTGGTGTTGTTTTATAAGTACAAATATGCACATTTTTACAGCTCAGGATAATTAATTTAACTGTCACCAGGACTTACCATTGGTTTGTGTCTGCCAAACAGCATCAGATAGGCCCCAAAGAGCAGGGaacacaaaaaacacagcaagcTGCTTGGGATGAGGTTTCCACAGCAGTAGTGCTGTTATGCAGGCAGCATTTGTGATGGTGGCTGTTGGtttggaaagaaagaacagaaataaaaaatgcctTTACCAGCAGGACAGAGGGTGCTTGATAACACTGGCAAATTCTTCCCCCAAGCAGAGCACAAGGCAGGctttaaaatctttctgtttCCCTGAGCTTTGTGCTGACTGAGCTGGTAGCACGTGCAGTACAGGACAAAGCAGGCTCAGTGAATAATGCTGAGCAGGGACCTGAGCTGAGAGAGCCTTGGTGCTGATCCTCAGCCCACTGAGTGGGAGATGGGGCTGCTGAAAGATCTGCAGTCATCACATCAGGCATGTGGGAAGGGGCAGAAAgcacccttctgctcccctttCCTGCTCCTGAGACAGAAGTTTCCTTCCAAGGAGACAGTGAAGAACATCCAGAGGGGCtgcagaatcccagaatgtGATCCCCTCaggatcactgagtccaactcCTGTGCCAGTGTATCCacatcctttctttcttttttaaaagaagaatgtTCTGATTCTTCCCCCCACACAAACAGCTTTACATGCTGAGTACACAGACTTCAACAGGACTGAGAGGCTCAGAGGTCTTGCATTACTAACACTATagagtttggttttgttattattgctattattatctggtattttttaaaatctaaactGAGTTTCATACAGCGAGCCAAATACTTAGGACAGACACGTACAGAAGAATCTCTGAACTAGTAACTGTAGCATAAAGGATCCTAAATTTCTTCTTCCATGCCCATgtttaaaatttcctttggAACATCCAGTGGCTCAGGCAGGGAAGTTTCTAACAATACAGGTTGCTGTGTTGTGTAAGGTGTCAAaatgaaatgacaaaaaaagatttcttggtatttttctccctcccttaCTTTGTTATTTATTGGAACAGTGCTTTTTGGAGAGGAAGAGGCTCTTAAATATCCAAAAGTCTTCTCATGGCAACCTGAAAATTAGTGACCCATGCAGAGGGCCTCAAGTCATTCTAGACTGACACACTGGCACATGactcttgcttttatttttctccctattGAGCAAGTAGTGAAAAGAACATCAGGCCAacccttaaaaataattaattctgaaattCCTAGGCTGGCTGCTTAAATTCCAAGTTCAAACTCACCAGGTTCACAGTTGCTTTCACTCTATGAAGGTGAGGAGGTTTCTGCCCAGTGGGGAAATCCTTCCCCAGCATCGTTTTGGCCTCAGCATTTAAGTTGTAAGATGGTGGCCTTAGAGCTGCCAagcaccagggctggggggcactttCTGAGCAGGCAGTGTCCCCAAAAGCAGGGAGAGCTTCACCACCAGCAAAGTGGTGTCAGGCACTGACCTCAGGACATGGTTACCTCTGCTGCCCCTCTTGAGTGAAGTTTGAATGAGTGAATGAATGCAGTTTGACTCCAGATTGACTCTGGACTGGGAGCTCTCCCTTTGTAGTGCAggcaaaatcatagaatcacagaatcctagaactggctgggttggaagggacctcagagctcatcaagtccaacccttgctccactccccccgtggttcccagcccatggcactgagtgccacatccaggctcttttgaaatatctccagggatggagaatccaccccttccctgggcagcccattccaatggctgagcaccctctccagaaagaaattctttctcatgtccaacctaaacctcccctggcacaacttgagacctcttgtgccctcttgtcttgctgagagttgcctgggaaaagagcccaacccccccctggctccaacctcctttcagggagttggagagagtgatgaggtctcccctgagcctcctcttctccagcctcaacacccccagctccctcagcccttcctcacaggacttgtgctggatcccttcccagcctccttgctcttctctggacctgctccagcacctcaatctccttcctgagctgaggggcccagaactggacacaggactcaagctgtggcctccccagggctgagcacaggggcagaatcccttccctggacctgctggccacgctgttcctgagccagcccaggatgccattggccttcttggccacctgggcacactgctggctcatggtcaccttcctgaAAAAAGAGGGAGCACTGGAGCTGCCCCATTACAGGAGGGGATCAGCCCTTCAAGGGATCTTTACATACCTAGAGCAAAGAGAAGTTTTCTACCCGTGAACTGAGAGATCTTTCcaaagagcagggagcagagggagttgacagctgaaaagcagatcATCACATAACCCACGTAATGGATCCCCAGGGCACAGGTCACATATGTCTGGAAGAGAAGAGGCAGTGgttgacaggtttttttttgttcagtgcaAATATACAGCCAAGGTTCAAGGGTCTCAGCCTGAGTAATTGGTAAAGTCACAGCATGGATGAGATCAAAGGAGCACAGAATTTGCTGACAAGTCCCTGGCACACTGACACAGTTGgccttccagctgcagcactcCTACCCCAGTTCCCAGTCAGACTGATGCCATGCAAACAGAGCAGGaacaagcaggaggaaaaattgGGCAAATAAAAGCCTTGGAAGTGGTATTAAGAATTTTGTGCCCTTCCCTTTATAGCCCAAGAGATGAAAGTTGCCACTTGCCACTGCAGTCAGTACAGAGCAGCTCCCAAGAAATGGAGAGAGCCTCATGTGCAGGCAATGGAGATGGCCATGGAGTGAGTGCCCCTTTCAATGCATCCCAACACAGCAGCAAGTGCTTAAATGCACGTTTTGAAAGCTTAAGTGTTAAATTAGCAGCTCAGGAAGTTTGTCCCCTTTCTTTGGAGGCTTTCTCAGTGACTGCCTGGAGAACACACACGCTGTGGGTCTGGGTTTGTAGAGGAactggaggagcagaggtggtTTTGAGCATTTTAGTCCATCAGAGCTTGGAGCTGTTGCACCAGTGACTTTCTGTAAAGGTTCTCCAAATAAAATATGTGGCAAGTGTGCTGACTTGCATTTCTAGAAACTCttaggaaagcagaaagaaggaagatgtaAAAGCTTTGCAGACTTCTGGCTCTCCTCCCAGTTTGTTATTTACAACAAGCTGAAGAGTTTGAACCTGTACCTCTGGCCTCCACTGGTGAGTTAAGCTCTCCACAATGTTCTTTTTAAGGCTGTTCCAAGGGACATATTTACTGCTGGCCTCTCCTTTTTAAAGATGTCACTCAGAGTTCATTGGAGCAGAAGTAAGCAGTGATTTAGCAAACCACAAATCGCCACTGAAAACATCTTCATTTCACAAGTAAGCATAGATCAGATGCAACAGTGAGGCAAAAAGGCACAGAAACTCAGgcagaaatacattttcattgtCATCCACACCTTTGTGTAATCACCAGACAGAAATGCCTGCTCAAACCCACTGTACATTGTCAGAGGGATTAGCAGGCACTGTCTTTTGTCTTTGAGCTGCTGGAAAGTTGCTAGGAACGTAGCCCAAAAGGATGGTGCCTCTagtctttctttttcagcctcTGCTTGGTCAGATTTGATCTGGTCCAGAAATATAACAATCAGCAACACAGCTAGCACACCACTagctgcaaaaacaaaacaagaagttcatgaaagaaaaaaaaaagaaaaaaaaaaaaaaaaaagaggaatgcTGTAGGGAGGCTGGGAAGTGGCTTGCTGCTCTTGTTCTGACTCCACACTTAGCTCTCTGTGGGATGTTTTTGGCAGGTGCCTCTGATTCCACTGCAGTGTAAAGGCCATTTCTGTGTCACAGAGGAGGTCTGAGCTGTGGTCACATCTCCTGCAGACAGATGTGCAGCTCACAGATCCCCACAGCTGGGTGTTGGGACAGCTGCAGAGGGTGAGGGCTCAGCCTTCAGGGCAAGCCAGGGGGCATGGggatggggagctggggagaaacagctccctggggagctATCAAAAGGCTTTAAATCAACAGGAGAGAGGAATATTCACTTCCAGTGCCAAGGTTTTCATGGCTTGGGGGGGTTTCGTGATCTTTCAAATACAtgggaatgaaaataaaggGCCAGGAGCAGAAGTGCTGCCTTGGATCCCTGTCTGtgttgtgcttttctttttgtttagcTTGGAGCCATGCTTTGAGGATGGAATATGTGCTGGTTTAAAGATGAGCAGCTCTGGGTGACTTGAAAAAGATGGAAGTTACAGCTTTGAACCCAGAATTTCCtagcagaagcagcacatgAAAGAAGACAGGGGGTAGTTAATCAGAGAATGAACAAATCTATCAGTCTGGGCTTGTTGCTtgtaccctttttttttccctgttatcAAGAAGGTAGCTTTGGCTCATGGTATACCAGAAGCAGCCCCAGATTGACAGCTGACTGCTTCATTAGAGGCAAAGCATGATTATCTTTCCTCTCTGACTTTGGCTCATTAGAAATCTCCCCGTGGCACAAGTGGAGTTCAGAGTACAGCAGGCACCTCTCCACCCACACTGTGTCCTGtgcacctctgctgctggccATGCTCTTTGCTGTGACCTCTTTGTGTGCACATAAGCAGATTTACAGGAAATtgccacttttaaaaaattattattccttATTATTTCTGATCCATGCCTCCTAAAATGAAATTGTATCCTCCAGTGCCCTGTTTCTCTGTAAACCCTTCCTGATGTAAGTCACTGTTGGCTCTGCCAGGGTGTTCATTACTGCCTGGGGGCTGATTGCAGGGTTTCTGTGGGTGAGAGCAGGACATCCACATTTTCAGGACAAATATTCTAACAGAAATGTCAGAGCAAATACAGGAGAGAAGTAACTACAGGGCTTTACAGTGGGTGGTATGAACAGGAACAGAAACATCCCCAGTCCTTGAGAAAACTAAACAACACGAGTTATCCATTATTGTCTCCACCCAAGCTGGGCAAAACATGTATTCAGCAACCAAATAgaggagacattttaaaaatgactgTGAATGAAATATTTAGCTCTCTGATTTCCCCTGAGGTAGGCACAGACTTATCTTTTATTGAGAGCTTAAACGAAAAACGAAACCCCACAGATGCAGGGTCAGTAGACAGAAGGCTTGCATTCATTTTGCATGAGCAAAGCCTAAGGGAGTGCTGTATATGTAAGTaatcaaatttaaatttaaacttgTGAGCCAAACCTGCCTCTagcagaaaggcagcagctccagcacactctggaagggaagggggggatctgctttgcattttctcaCCAATTCAGAGTGGAGttggggaaagggggaggatTTGCTGCCATGCACTTGTCTGACTGACCAGACCACAGCTCTGAGTGTGTGACAATTCCCTGTGTCTGCCTCAGCACAAACCTGTGTGCCAGGCTATTCTAACAGAGCCAAGGTGACACGTTGCCTTGCCAGATATTCCCTCTTTATCcagggaagaaattgttttgaGCTGGAGACTTTTTGAACTTTCCTCACTGGATGAATCTCTGCATctctatttttgtctttctaatTTCCAAGGGCATCAGCCTTCCCCTGTCTTTGATTCCTTTCTAGCCTTATGCAAGGAAGGTTTGCAGCATCTGTAGTCACTGAGCAGGAGACATGCCAGGTCTCCTGGTGcttctttttatcttctccttttcatgCTAAGATTTTATGATTCAGGCAGCATGGCTGAGAATTGACTGAAGCTGGAAAATCTCATCAGGGACCCAAGAACCTCACCCCAAATGATCACAAGTCCTGACAGCCATGGTTCAGGCCCACCTCTAATTACAGAGATGTTCACATGCTAAAGCTGCTTTAGGCATGGTAGGACAccagccagcagccccagaTGAGTTCAGGTGTCACtacctgagctgctggagcatctTGGACCCTTGCATGCATAAATCTGGCCAGTGCCACCAGAAACCAGCTGACTACTGCTGATCCTGAAGAGCATGAGTTTAAAACTCTCTCACACACAACTGGATAAACTGCTGAAATCCTCTCATTGCAAAGTGAGTTTCCTTCTGGGTCTGGTCTGTAGAGCAGCACCAACTTTGGGTGAAACAGTGGGGTCACCCCTTCAGCTTTATCCCAGGTGTAAAGAGTGTCTTGCTTCTTCAGACCCAACTGATACAGCACTGGCACAAAGCAGCTCTTTAGGAAGGAGCTGTTTACACCTCTCACATCTCTTATTTCCTTTTAGCAAATTGGATTGAAGGAGGAAGCTGGAAACTTCATCTGCAAATGCATGGAAGGTTTCCCAAGCAGTAGGTTTCCCATCAGGGATATTCATTACAGGAGGTGGGGCTTCCTTACCTGTGTAGATCCCTAGCAGGGTGTAGATTAAAGAGCTGGAGGGTTCTGCTGACCCAGTAGCATTACTGGTACCAGTTGTGCAGTCGTATGCTCCACAGCATTCCAGGTTTTCTTCTGATAGTTCCACTACTTCAGTAAGAACCAAACGAaaggcaggggagggaagagatCAGGTTAATGCAGGCTGTATGTAAGGATAGAAATGTGAATCCAGTTCTTGGTGATTGGTCCTGGTTTCAAATCCTTCCTGACCAGAGATGTTTAACTTCAGAATCCCAGTTCAGCATGCAAAGATTTGGCTGAACAGAACCAGTTGCAAGAGACAGAAAACTGAATTGATGGTTACATGGAGACATGGCCTAAAGCCAGAGCCTGAAATCTGATTCCAAGCTCAATTTGCAGTGTTTCAAGTTCCAGTCTGCATTGGTGCCTCTTAATCACAACAGCCACGAGACAGGTTCCTCAGTTTACATCACCACTGAACTGCTGGACCTCCCTTCTTACAGCCAGAGCACATTATCCCTCTCCAGGTAATTTCTGCATGTGTTAGAGGAATGGAAACCACCTCGAGGCATCTTTTGGGTTGATAAATTCAAATTACAATTGACCCAGTAAGGCAGCCTCCCTCAAAATCAGCTTTTCCTGGCTTTATTACTTGAACCTGAACTTGAAACTTGTGGCAGGGTTTCGAGCAAGACCTTTGCTTTGTTCAGTCCCATCAGTGGTGTGCTGGGCATGTGTTAAAGGACACACTCTGTGCCCACTTCCCCCAGTACcctttttgtaaagaaaaaaacctgacccAGAGGATGAGCCTGAACAAGCTGTGCATGGGGAAGGATGATCAAAACCAGAATTATTTCAGTGCTTGCAGTGCAGGATGTGTCCCTGATCCAAGCACACCAAAGGGCCCTGCACTGCACCTTGACTGATTGCTTAAACAGGACTTCAGCTGTAATTTTGCAACTGGGGTTATTGAGTAACTacttttgctgtgtttttcccTGCTGATTCCAATCAAAGCTGCTGAGATGGGAATTGGCTGCTTATCCAGTGTCATAAACAACTTCAGGTTCAGCATCAGATAAAACTCAGTAACACAGAGCAAACCATTGCTTCCTGCCAGCCAGTGGCTACCACTGCACAGTTTGAACACCCAGACCCTCAGCACATGCAAAAGGCCACACTAGGGAGTGTGGGAGTGGGGAAAAGGAGTTTTCTCTCTGGTTATGCATCACCTGAAGCTGAAGCTGCACGTGCAATTGGTGGTAGGGAAGCTGCAAGGCAGGGTGTGCTGGGCTCctctggaaaaaaccccaaaactttgcAATATTGATGAGTGAGAAAGGATGAGTTTTGTAATTTGCATTGTTTGCTGTCTTCTGTTGTGGTATCACCTCCTGGGGCAGTTTGTCTTCCTGAGGCTGGATGCAGTGGTGCAGGCAATAAGGGGATGTCATGTGCCTGAATTTTATGCATTTTGGTATCTTTCTGACTGCTCACTGAAATTACAAGTTTTAAGTATGTGCAGAGTACAGGTGGGGACCTTGGCTGCACTCTCAGAGGAGAGCAAAAGGAGTGAGACCCCTGCAAGAAGCTGTCTCTAGAATACAGCTGAGTCTCACCCAGCTGGGAAGTTTATGACATGATAACTTCTGTCTCTGTTGTGAAGCTCTGAGAGCTGCTCCTAGCACACCTCCCAGGAGCACAGCAGTTCCTGAAACCCAATGtaactgataaaaaaataagtaaaatttaaaGTTCCAGTAGAGTTCAGAGGAACATCCTCAGATGTAAAACTAGGAAAGGATTTACAACATAGAAAAGGACTATTTTAATCCTCTTATTAACATCACTTAACGTGGTGTGTGCTGTGAGGCAGGAGAGAGTCAAATGGCTGCAGCTTGTGCAGAGCTCCAGATGAAACCAGAATGGCCATTCCCTCCTGAGACATGGGGTGCTTGATACCTTCCTTGAGAATTCTGCTTTCATCTATTTCATCTGGAGCTGCTTGAGTTCATAGGAAGCATGATTCTCCATAAGGAACACAGCTAACAACAACTACCATGCCATAAACCCATGGATTCAGAGATTAAAACCTCATGCCAGCTCCCTGACTTTTAAGTTTGTCTGAATATCTGTTTGAGTTGCCCCCAGAggacatagaatcacagaatcctagaactggctgggttggaagggacctcagagctcatcaagtccaacccttgatccactccccccgtggttcccagcccatggcactgagtgccacatccaggctcttttgaaatatctccagggatggagaatccaccccttccctgggcagcccattccaatgcctgagcaccctctccctaaagaaattctttcctaatatccaacctaaacctcccctggcagagctgcagctctgccaggggaggtttaggttggatattaggaaaaaattctttagtctgtgccctcttatcctactgatatctgcctgacccccccctggctccaacctcctttcagggagttggagagagtgatgaggtctcccctgagcctcctcttctccagcctcaacacccccagctccctcagcccttcctcacaggacttgtgctggatcccttcccagcctccttgctcttctctggacctgctccagcacctcaatctccttcctgagctgaggggcccagaactggacacaggactcaagctgtggcctcaccagagctgagcacatgCTGGGTAACTGAGCccaagaggaggagaaggaggaggaactTGCTGTTCCCAGTGGCACATGAATGAGCTCCTTCCAAGCCCATCCTGTTCTGACTGACAGACTGGGAAGGCTCAGGAGACTGCAAGGATAGAGCACCACAGCACTTTGCATCTCTGAGGTGGTGTCCAAATGTTCATTTATCTTCACAACTGCCCTTCTAATGCTTACAGCAATTACAAGTGTGGGAAATGAGGGCAGCACTCTTGAGTGATTTCTTCAAGCTCCGTTGGCAGCTCCTGTCTGAGCCTGAAatccagcagagcagccccagcatgCAGattcctgccagcagctgctcctggtgctgcttgACAGTTCTGCAAAGCACTCGTTTCCAGCAAGCACCAGCATCAGCATGACTAAACCTTGGATGTTTAGCAGCAAATTAATCCAATACTATGAGCTTTGCAAAAAGGCTGCTGCAGTGTTTTGTCTCTTGCTTTAATCCTCTTGAAAGAGAAGTCAGATGTGGCAGAGCCACtgccagcagcctgtgcaggctTTACAGCACCCTGGGGGGAATCCAAAAGGAATTCTGTAGACGACTATTTTTGAGCTGTTTGTCTCAGATTTCTTCAGATGAAGATTTGATAGAAAATAGACACTTCCAGAGAGCAGTTTAGCCCAGCTATTTCAGGGACCTGCCTTCAGATGGGCTGCCACATCTCAGGTGCCTGTTTCCACTGCCTGGGAAGGCAATTGAGGGTCACTAGCTCAGCTACAGAAATCTCCCTTCCAACTGTCTCTAACCAGCTGATCTTTATAGAGAGAAGCACCACCAagattttcaaatatattttaccTTTGTTGGAAGCTTGGCTAAATATCAAGGATGAGATCAGATTTCCCCAGATGCCAGAGGACTGAAATATCAGAAAGAAGACCCCGAAGTATTGGTTGATGATGTCTTTCCCactcctttttgctttctcagcATATGCATTGCCAGCAATGGTGAGGTAAGTGCATTTGGCAGACCAGAGTGGTGCTCCTCCTAAGCCCAGGATCACAGATGTAGGGATTAGGGTGTACCTGCCAAAGAACACTTGATTTAGCACACTTATCATCCACTGGCACAACAAGCATTTGCCCAAAGAGCCAGAGGCAAAAACagacatgaaagaaaatagatttATCCTCTGTGTGATTCAAGAAATGGACTACATGGGACCAAGAAGGAGGGTTTAGGATGTGCAAGCACTCCCAGCTGtggccaggggctggggctgagctgctcatGTGCCCTGTCCTCTTGTACCTGAGAATGAAGTTGCACTTGCCCTTCAGAAGAGAGATGGCAGTGACTTTCCTCCAGAgctgcatccccagcccctggagagcagagggaaattGTTCATCCACCTCCCAAAGGGCaatgcaggagctgctgatcTTCACTCATCCTCTCCTCTCAGAGCCACTGGCTGGCAGACAGCCTTCCCTTACCAGTCTTTTCCAAAGCAGTCCTAAAAGTCATCTGGAGTTTAAATgaaacttgtatttttattttttttttctgaagggaaatctctgctgtgCCTGTGAGTTAGAAAAGCAGCTTCAGGAGGGCAGGTGGATGCATTCATTCTAGCTTCTCACATTCTCACCTCTCTGCTTCACCTGCTGCTGGATTTATTTATTCCTATTTCTTGCAGGTAGCACCTTTGGCACCCAATTTTCAAATCCGCAGTGCAGAGGTAGAGGAGGAATTGAGAAGGAGAAGATGAAAGAGCTTTCCCCTCAGTAATTTTGTTCCAACACAATAGAGAGAGTTAAAGGATTTAAACTGTACCAGCTAGCACTGAAGTTCCCTAAGGAGAAGGTGATGTAGCAGCACATGGAGCCTGCAATGGTCCACTTGCAGCCCAGCTTCTTGATGAGGATTGGAGGGAGGAACATGGAGGATAAGATGAGGGCAGCATAGAGAACACTTAAGGAAGCAACACCCAGGCCTTCTTCTGAGTGGAGACTGCTCTGCAGGGGCAAAACACAATTATTTAGACACATCTGATCACAGGCAGAATTCACTGTGGTGTGGCAGAGAGTGCCTTgaggcagaaagagagagacatGGAGGATGGGGATTGTTACTGCTGTCTTCTTCCCCCCAAACAGCCTGGTTATGGATTTATGGTTTTCCTTCCTAGGACAGCCCATTTATGAACACATGACACAGAACAAGGTGACAATTGCTCAAACTCAAAGCTTTAACAAGTCAGACTTTAGATTactttgtgtaatttttttgagtttgtCTCTAAAAGGAAGCTGAGTGAAGGAAAACCTCTTTTCTTGGCTTCCTATTTTGTCTCGGGCAGGAATATCCTCAGCTCTGCACTGAAGGGCTGACTTAGCAAGTGTGGAAGAGTCTCTGCTTTAAACTACAGGTCCAATAATTTCGAAATTCTTCAGAGCCCAAGGTCCAAATATCCAAATATGCTCACTGGAGCCCTCAGGAGCTGGAAGTAATTGATTCACCCAGACTTTCAAAAGGGAGGAATAATTGCTGATCTGACTAGGTTTATAAAACCTGTGCTCAGAATAGCTCTCAGACCACTGGAGTGATTGTTCtgtaaaaaggcaaaaaagctTCTGGATCCCTGCCCCACTTACCTGTAGACTCTGGAGTCCTCCATATGCAGTGAAGAGAAGtaaaaatccaaaagaaataatcaaaacatttttaaaattcctttccaTGTTGATTCATACGAAGCTCTGCCAGTGCAGAGCTGATCCAATTATTCCACAGGATGCTTTGAGCTGGAGAAGAATAGTTTATGTGTTGTTGGAACAGGTTGCTTCTCACTGCAGTCACAGAGGAAAGAGTGGTTAATTATTGGAGGGTTGAACTTTACTTTTTCCAATAGTGAAGACTCCTCATGGAGTTTTTAATCATTTATCTGCTTGTGACCAAGGCACTAATGAGTGCTCCCAAAGGAGACCTTCCAGGTTTTATTAGATAGGTATGGAAGCCACTTGGCCTGGTTTTAATATTATTCTATGGCTCTCTCCTACTActagcacagaagaaaaaaataaataaattgtctGGCATCAAGATAGACAAATCCAGCA encodes the following:
- the UNC93A gene encoding protein unc-93 homolog A isoform X4, with amino-acid sequence MERNFKNVLIISFGFLLLFTAYGGLQSLQSSLHSEEGLGVASLSVLYAALILSSMFLPPILIKKLGCKWTIAGSMCCYITFSLGNFSASWYTLIPTSVILGLGGAPLWSAKCTYLTIAGNAYAEKAKRSGKDIINQYFGVFFLIFQSSGIWGNLISSLIFSQASNKVELSEENLECCGAYDCTTGTSNATGSAEPSSSLIYTLLGIYTASGVLAVLLIVIFLDQIKSDQAEAEKERLEAPSFWATFLATFQQLKDKRQCLLIPLTMYSGFEQAFLSGDYTKTYVTCALGIHYVGYVMICFSAVNSLCSLLFGKISQFTGRKLLFALATITNAACITALLLWKPHPKQLAVFFVFPALWGLSDAVWQTQTNVFSKMKREEHCRRW
- the UNC93A gene encoding protein unc-93 homolog A isoform X2, which encodes MFLPPILIKKLGCKWTIAGSMCCYITFSLGNFSASWYTLIPTSVILGLGGAPLWSAKCTYLTIAGNAYAEKAKRSGKDIINQYFGVFFLIFQSSGIWGNLISSLIFSQASNKVELSEENLECCGAYDCTTGTSNATGSAEPSSSLIYTLLGIYTASGVLAVLLIVIFLDQIKSDQAEAEKERLEAPSFWATFLATFQQLKDKRQCLLIPLTMYSGFEQAFLSGDYTKTYVTCALGIHYVGYVMICFSAVNSLCSLLFGKISQFTGRKLLFALATITNAACITALLLWKPHPKQLAVFFVFPALWGLSDAVWQTQTNGLYGTLFEKHKEAAFANYRLWESLGFVIAFGYSPRLQVHTKLYVLLAVLALAAVTYGAVEHLEERSSPRAPPAAAAEKENVGPLTQDTHM
- the UNC93A gene encoding protein unc-93 homolog A isoform X3 → MQLWRKVTAISLLKGKCNFILRYTLIPTSVILGLGGAPLWSAKCTYLTIAGNAYAEKAKRSGKDIINQYFGVFFLIFQSSGIWGNLISSLIFSQASNKVELSEENLECCGAYDCTTGTSNATGSAEPSSSLIYTLLGIYTASGVLAVLLIVIFLDQIKSDQAEAEKERLEAPSFWATFLATFQQLKDKRQCLLIPLTMYSGFEQAFLSGDYTKTYVTCALGIHYVGYVMICFSAVNSLCSLLFGKISQFTGRKLLFALATITNAACITALLLWKPHPKQLAVFFVFPALWGLSDAVWQTQTNGLYGTLFEKHKEAAFANYRLWESLGFVIAFGYSPRLQVHTKLYVLLAVLALAAVTYGAVEHLEERSSPRAPPAAAAEKENVGPLTQDTHM
- the UNC93A gene encoding protein unc-93 homolog A isoform X1, which encodes MERNFKNVLIISFGFLLLFTAYGGLQSLQSSLHSEEGLGVASLSVLYAALILSSMFLPPILIKKLGCKWTIAGSMCCYITFSLGNFSASWYTLIPTSVILGLGGAPLWSAKCTYLTIAGNAYAEKAKRSGKDIINQYFGVFFLIFQSSGIWGNLISSLIFSQASNKVELSEENLECCGAYDCTTGTSNATGSAEPSSSLIYTLLGIYTASGVLAVLLIVIFLDQIKSDQAEAEKERLEAPSFWATFLATFQQLKDKRQCLLIPLTMYSGFEQAFLSGDYTKTYVTCALGIHYVGYVMICFSAVNSLCSLLFGKISQFTGRKLLFALATITNAACITALLLWKPHPKQLAVFFVFPALWGLSDAVWQTQTNGLYGTLFEKHKEAAFANYRLWESLGFVIAFGYSPRLQVHTKLYVLLAVLALAAVTYGAVEHLEERSSPRAPPAAAAEKENVGPLTQDTHM
- the UNC93A gene encoding protein unc-93 homolog A isoform X5; this encodes MEDSRVYRYTLIPTSVILGLGGAPLWSAKCTYLTIAGNAYAEKAKRSGKDIINQYFGVFFLIFQSSGIWGNLISSLIFSQASNKVELSEENLECCGAYDCTTGTSNATGSAEPSSSLIYTLLGIYTASGVLAVLLIVIFLDQIKSDQAEAEKERLEAPSFWATFLATFQQLKDKRQCLLIPLTMYSGFEQAFLSGDYTKTYVTCALGIHYVGYVMICFSAVNSLCSLLFGKISQFTGRKLLFALATITNAACITALLLWKPHPKQLAVFFVFPALWGLSDAVWQTQTNGLYGTLFEKHKEAAFANYRLWESLGFVIAFGYSPRLQVHTKLYVLLAVLALAAVTYGAVEHLEERSSPRAPPAAAAEKENVGPLTQDTHM